One Ornithinicoccus hortensis genomic window, GAGACCGGCGGCCACGGTCGGCCAGACCCGCCACCGCCTGTCGGCAGCGGGCGCGACGACCGCTGGGGTGCGCCCGCCGGGGGTATGCAGTGCCGCCACCACGCCGGGCAGGAAGTCCGGCGGCGGGGCCACGCGAGGCACTGCCGGCAGGACGTGCGCGACGGCGTCGGCCAGGTCCTGGTAGTCGCGCCGGCACCGGGCGCAGTCGGCCAGGTGGGCCGCAGCCTGCCCCGTGGCGTCCGCCGAGCCGCCTAGCGCCAGGTCCAGGATCAGGTCGTGGTCGGGGTGTCCGGTCGTGGTCATCGGTCCCGTTCCCCCTCACGCTGCAGGGCCGCCGCGTCCTCCCGGAGCCTGCGCAGACCGGTGCGGATGCGGGTCTTGGCCGTGCCGAGCGGGATCCCCTCCCGCTGCGCCACGTCCGCGGCGGTGCAGCCCGCCAGGACGGCGAGGACCACGGCCCGCGCCTGCTCGGGGGAGACGTCGTGCAGCCGGCGCACCGCCCGGCTGGTCTCCAGCCGGAGCTGGGCCGTCTCGGCCAGGTCCGGCACGGACAGGGCGTCCTGGACCAACTGACCCAGGACCTCGTCGTCGGTCGGTGTCGCCCGCCGCGCCCGGACCGCGTCGATCGCGGCGTTGCGGGTGATAGTGAGCAGCCAGGTCAGGACCGAGGCCCGGCGCGGGTCGTAGGTGTCCGCGGCCCGCCAGGACCGGACGAAGACCTCCTGGCTGACGTCCTGCGCCAGGCCCGGGTCCCGGGTGATGGCGACCGCCAGTCCGTACACCGCCCCCTGGAACCTGCGGACGAACGCGGCGGAGACCGCCGGGTCCTCCAGCGCCAGCCCGGCCAGCAGGGCGGCGTCGTCGGCCCGGTCCGCGCGCGAGGGTCCGGCCATGCTCGAGGGTACGGCCGCGGGGCCCCGGAGGGATTGACTGCCGTCAGCCTCGCAGCCCGGCGGGGCGCTGCGCCAGGACCTCCTGGTAGTGCTGGTTCTCCATGATGCCGAGCACGTTGCCGAACGGGTCCCGCACCGACGCCGTGACGAACCCCGGGCCGCGGACGGTGACCTCCTCGAGCGCGACGGCGCCCAGGTCGAGCAGCCGCTGCCGGGCCGCCCGGACGTCGTCGACCGCCCAGTAGGCCACCGACGCGCCACTGGCCGGCCCGTCCAGGACGGCGGCGTCCGGCCAGTACCGGCGGTCCATGATCCCCAGCTCGTGGGCGTAGTCACCGATCCGGAACTCGGCGTAGGCCGGGGGCCCCTCCTCGGGCCGGCGGAAGTACGGCTCGGCGCCCAGCACCCGGGCGTACCAGTCCACCGCCTCCGCGACGTCCTCGGCGGTGTAGACGATCGTGCTCAGTCCTCGCAACATGGGTGGCTCCTCACCTCGGTGGTGTGTGTTCCGACAGGTCCACCCTCCTCGACAAAGTGCTCACCTCATGACTACTTTTCGTGGCACGATCGCGTCATGCGCGCGGACCGGCTCGTCGCGGCGCTGCTGGTCCTCCAGCAGCGCGGCCGGGTCACGGCCGCCGAGCTGGCGCAGGAGCTCGAGGTCTCGCTGGCCACCGCCCGGCGCGACCTGACAGCGCTGGCGGGCGCCGGCATACCGGTCTATCCGCAGCCCGGGCGGGGTGGCGGCTGGGCCCTGGTGGGCGGGGCGCGGACCGACCTCAGCGGACTCACCGCCGACGAGGCACGGGCGCTGTTCCTGCTGATCGGACCGGCGGCAGCGGTCTCGGAGGAGGCCAAGAGCGCGCTGCGCAAGCTGCTGCAGGCCCTGCCGAGGACGTTCCGCCCGGAGGCGCAGGCCGCGGCCGGCGCCACCCTGATCGACCCGACCCGGTGGGGCGAGGTCGACCGGCACCGCCCCGCCGTGGTGGACGGTCTCCGGTCGGCGGTGATCGCGGCGCGGCGCGTCGACCTCTCCTACCGCGACGCCCGCGGGGAGACCAGCCGCCGCCGGGTCGACCCGTGGGTCGTCGTCGACAAGGACGACACCTGGTACCTCGTGGCGCACACGGAGCGCGGCCGGCGCACCTTCCGGATCGACCGGATCGTGGCCGCGACGGTGACCGAGGAGACCTTCACCCGTCCGGATGCGGCCACGCTGGAGGCCGCCTGGGCAGAGATCGTGGAGGAGGTGGAAGCGCGGCGCTCCCAGAGCTGGGCCACGGTGCTCGTGCCGGAGCACCTCGCGGGCGTCCTGGCCCACCAGTTCGGGCGGCACCTGGTCCGCGAGCAGCCGCACGCCGACGGTCGGGCCCGGGTGCGGGTGGGAGCACCGACCGCGCTGGACCTGGCCCGCCACCTCGCGGGCTGGGGGTCGCTGGTCGAGGTGGTGGGGCCGGACACGGTGAGAGACCAGCTCGGCCGGATCGGGCGCGAGCTGGCCGGCGCCTACTCCCCGCGCCACGGCCCTCACCCTGGCGCGGACGGGACCGGGGCTACTCCCCGGTGAGGCCGTCGATCGACTCCCGGATCAGGTCGGCGTGGCCGGCGTGCCGGCCGTACTCCTCGACCATGTGTAGCAGGACGTAGCGCAGCGTCACCGGGTCACCCTCCGGCGGCGGACGCAGCGCCACCGTGTCCAGCCCCTCGGGGGTGGCCAGCAACTCGTCGGTGATCCGGTCGGACTCGGCGATCGCGCCGTCGTAGAGCGCGAGGAGCTCGGCCGGAGAGTCCTGGTCCGCGCTGTGATGGTCCCAGTCCTCGTCGGCGTCCCAGTCCACGCTCGCCCACGGCTCGGCATACCCGGTCCCGCGCAGCACGCAGGAGAACCACCAGTGCTCGACCAGCGCCAGGTGCTTGAGCAACCCGCCGAGGGTGAGCTCCGACGGCTCGTGCCGGGTCCGCAGCGAGGCCGCGTCCAGGCCCTGCGCCTTGAGTCGCACGGAGGCCCTCAGGAACGCGACGTAGGAGCGGAGCAGGGTCACCTCGTCACCCTGGTGGGGCGGGTCGACACGGCGGGTCGTGGTGTCCGGCACGGAAGCTGGGTCTGGGGTGGTCATCCGCAGACCGTACGCCGTCCGGCGGCGGGGATGCCACGGGGATTCGGCGGGGGCAAACTCGCCCTTGACGTTCCACACAGACGGTCCGACATTACCCAATGCGGAATATCAATTTCGCAGGGCGGTATACGTCGTCGTGTTCGACCCCGAACATACCCGACAAGGACCAGCCGCCCAAGAACGTCGCGCCGCGTCGAAGCGGCCCGAGGAGCGCCAACGATGTCCTCCACCCCAGCACCCGCTGCTCCCCCAGAATCGTCTGAGGAAGCCCCTCGCACCGTCCACCCGGTCGACGAGATCCTCCCCGCACCCAAGCTCGCCGTCTACGGCATGCAGCACGTCCTCGCGTTCTACGCGGGCGCCGTGGTGGTGCCGATCCTGCTGGCCAACGCCATCGGGTTGTCCACCGAACAACTCATCCACCTGATCAACGCGGACCTGTTCACCTGCGGGATCGCCTCGATCATCCAGTCGATCGGCTTCTGGAAGGTCGGCGTCAAGCTGCCGCTGCTCCAGGGCGTCACGTTCACCGCCGTGTCCCCGATGATCGCGATCGGGCTGGCGGCCGGCGGCGGCACCGACGGCCTGCTGGTGATCTACGGCGCGGTCATCGTGGCCGGCCTGTTCACCTTCCTGATCGCGCCGTACTTCAGCCGGCTGATCCGGTTCTTCCCGCCCGTGGTCACCGGCTCGGTGATCTCCATCATCGGGTTGGCGCTGCTGCCCGTGGCGGCCACCGACGCCGCCGGCGGGGCCGCGAACTTCGAGCCGACCAACGCCAAGAACATGGCCTACGCCCTGGGCACGCTGCTGCTGATCGTGGTGATCCAGCGGGTGTTCAAGGGCTTCCTGGCCACCGTGGCGGTGCTGGCCGGCCTGGTGATCGGCACGCTGGTCGCCTTCGTCCTGGGCGACGCCCACTTCGACGCGGTGGCCACCTCCGACTGGTTCGGGGTGACCACGCCGTTCTACTTCGGCTGGCCGAAGTTCTCCTTCGCCGCGATCGTCTCGATGATCATCGTCATGCTGATCACCGCGGTCGAGACGACCGGTGACGTCTTCGCCACCGGCGAGATCGTCAAGAAGCGGATCAGCAAGGACGACATCGCCCGGGCGCTGCGGGCCGACGGCCTGTCCACCACCATCGGTGGCGTCCTGAACTCCTTCCCCTACACCTGTTTCGCCGAGAACGTCGGGCTGGTCCGGCTCACCCGGATCAAGAGCCGCTACGTCGTGGCGGCGGCCGGCGTCATCATGATCATCCTGGGCGTGCTGCCCAAGGCCGGTGCGCTGGTCGCGGGCATCCCGCACCCGGTGCTCGGCGGTGCCGCGCTGGCGATGTTCGCCACCGTCGCCGTGGTCGGCATCCAGACGCTGTCCAAGGTGGACTTCGACGACCACCGCAACGTGGTCATCGTGGCCACCAGCCTGGGCCTGGCGATGTACGTCACCGCCGTGCCGGATGTCGCCAAGGCGGTGCCGAGCTGGGCCGAGATCCTGTTCGGCAGCGGCATCACGCTGGGCAGCATCACCGCCATCGTGCTGAACTTCGTCTTCTTCCACGTGGGCAAGAGCCGCGGCCCGGCCGTGGCCGGCACCCCCGGCGAGCTGATCCGCCTGTCGGAGGTCAACGCGATGGACCAGGAGACCTTCACGCGGACCTTCGGCGGCATCTTCCAGGGCCCGACGTGGCCGGTCGAGCGGGCCTACGGCTTCCGGCCGTATGCTGACACGCTGGACCTGCGCCGGGCCTTCCAGGAGGCGCTGTTCTCCACCACCCAGGAGGAGCAGCTGGACCTGATCAACAGCTACCCCGACCTGGGCCCGGCCGGTGGGCAGCGCGGCGCGGACTCGCTGCGCGACCAGTCCTCCCTCGGGCTGGAGCGGCTGGCCGAGGCCGAGCAGGAGGAGCTCACCGATCTCGCCGCCGCCTACCGCGAGCGCTACGGGTTCCCGCTGATCATCTGCGTGCGCGAGCAGACCTCCGTCGAGGACCTGCTGCAGCACGGCTGGGAGCGGATGGGCAACCCCGACGTGCAGGAGCACGCCGCCGCCCTCGTGGAGGTCGCCAAGATCGCCGGGCACCGGTTCGACGACCTGGTCGCCGGGGCCAACCCGATCCATTCGGCCCGCAGACGCCACGTTTCGCCGGAGTGAGTGCCATGATGAAGGACAGAGGAGCTGGACAATGACTGGGTTGCACGCCACCGTGAACGGCACCGCCGCCTCGCTCGGTGAGATCACGCCACACACCACCGCGCTCAACTGGTTGCGCGCTCAGGGCCTCACCGGGGCGAAGGAGGGCTGCGCCGAGGGCGAGTGCGGCGCCTGCGCCATCCTGGTCGCCCGTCCCGACGAGTCCGGCAACACCGTGTGGACGTCGGTCAACTCCTGCCTGGTGCCGGCCGCCGCGCTGGACGGCCAGGAGGTGGTGACCTCCGAGGGACTGGCCGCCGACGACGGCACGCTGCACCCGGTGCAGCAGGAGATGGCCGTCCGCGGCGGGTCGCAGTGCGGCTACTGCACCCCCGGCTTCGTCTGCAGCATGGCCGCCGAGTTCTACCGCCCCGGCCGCTGCGGCGGCGGGTGCGGGGCGGACGAGGCCCCGGCCGCGGGCACCGCCGAAGGGTCCGCGGACGGGCAGCCCGCCCACGCCGACGGCCACGAGGTGGGCCCCAACGGGTTCGACCTGCACGCGCTGAGCGGCAACCTGTGCAGGTGCACGGGTTACCGCCCGATCCGGGACGCCGCGTATGCCGTGGGGTCGCCCGGGGAGGACGACCCGTTGGCCCAGCGGCGGGACCAGCCCGCGCCCCCGCCGGCCGCCACCCGGATCCAGCGCGAGGAGAGCGAGTTCGTCCGGCCCGCCGACCTGGCGGAGACCCTGGAGGTGCTCGCCGAGGACCCCGACGCCACCCTGGTGGCAGGTGCCACCGACTACGGCGTCGAGATCAACATCCGGGGCACCCGCCCGTCCCGGGTGATCGCGATCGACCGGCTGCCCGAGCTGCGCACCTTCGAGATCGGTGAGGACCGGGTCGAGCTGGGCGCCGCGCTCACCCTGTCCGAGATCGAGCGCCGGCTCGCCGGCCGGGTGCCGCTGCTGGACGCGTTGTTCCCGCAGTTCGCCTCCCGGCTGATCCGCAACGGGGCCACCCTCGGCGGCAACCTGGGCACCGGCAGCCCGATCGGGGACAGCCCGCCGGTGCTGCTGGCGCTGGAGTCGGTGCTGGTGCTGGCCGGACCGGGCGGCACCCGCGAGGTGCCGCTGGCCGACTACTTCACCGGCTACCGGCAGACCGTCAAGGAGCCCGGCGAGCTGATCGCGGCGATCCGGTTCCCGCTGCCGCTGTCGACCACGACCGCCTTCCACAAGATCGCCAAGCGCCGCTTCGACGACATCTCCAGCGTCGCCGTCGGCTATGCGCTCGAGATCAGCGACGGCGTCGTGGCCAAGGCCCGGATCGGACTGGGCGGCGTCGCCGCCACCCCGATCCGCGCGCTGGAGACCGAGCGGGCCCTGGAGGGCCAGCCGTGGACCACGGAGACCGTGCGCCACGCGGCGTCCCTGCTGGCCGCCGAGGGGACCCCGATGGATGACCACCGGGCCAGTTCCCGCTACCGCGCCGCGATGCTCGGCACGTCGCTGCGCAAGCTACACGCCGAGTCCGCACCGTCTCAGGAGGTCGGAGCATGAGTCACCTGTCGCAACGTCCCGCGTCCCCGTCCGTCGGGCTCGAGGTCCCGCACGAGAGTGCCGTCGGCCACGTCACCGGTGAGGCGCTCTACACCGACGACCTGGTCGGCCGCAGCACCGGGGTGCTGCACGCCCACCCGGTGCAGGCCCCGCACGCCCACGCCCGGGTGGTGCGGCTGGACCCGGGCCCCGCCCTGCAGGTGCCCGGCGTGGTGCGGGTGCTCACCGCCGAGGACGTCCCCGGGGTCAACGACGCCGGGGTGAAGCACGACGAGCCGCTGTTCCCCACCGAGGTCATGTACTACGGCCACAGCGTGGCGTGGGTGCTCGGCGAGACCCTGGAGGCCGCACGGCTGGGCGCCGCCGCGGTCGAGGTGGACTACGAGGTGCTCCCTGCCCTGGTCAGCGTCCGGGACGCGATC contains:
- the uraD gene encoding 2-oxo-4-hydroxy-4-carboxy-5-ureidoimidazoline decarboxylase — encoded protein: MSSTPAPAAPPESSEEAPRTVHPVDEILPAPKLAVYGMQHVLAFYAGAVVVPILLANAIGLSTEQLIHLINADLFTCGIASIIQSIGFWKVGVKLPLLQGVTFTAVSPMIAIGLAAGGGTDGLLVIYGAVIVAGLFTFLIAPYFSRLIRFFPPVVTGSVISIIGLALLPVAATDAAGGAANFEPTNAKNMAYALGTLLLIVVIQRVFKGFLATVAVLAGLVIGTLVAFVLGDAHFDAVATSDWFGVTTPFYFGWPKFSFAAIVSMIIVMLITAVETTGDVFATGEIVKKRISKDDIARALRADGLSTTIGGVLNSFPYTCFAENVGLVRLTRIKSRYVVAAAGVIMIILGVLPKAGALVAGIPHPVLGGAALAMFATVAVVGIQTLSKVDFDDHRNVVIVATSLGLAMYVTAVPDVAKAVPSWAEILFGSGITLGSITAIVLNFVFFHVGKSRGPAVAGTPGELIRLSEVNAMDQETFTRTFGGIFQGPTWPVERAYGFRPYADTLDLRRAFQEALFSTTQEEQLDLINSYPDLGPAGGQRGADSLRDQSSLGLERLAEAEQEELTDLAAAYRERYGFPLIICVREQTSVEDLLQHGWERMGNPDVQEHAAALVEVAKIAGHRFDDLVAGANPIHSARRRHVSPE
- a CDS encoding DinB family protein; its protein translation is MTTPDPASVPDTTTRRVDPPHQGDEVTLLRSYVAFLRASVRLKAQGLDAASLRTRHEPSELTLGGLLKHLALVEHWWFSCVLRGTGYAEPWASVDWDADEDWDHHSADQDSPAELLALYDGAIAESDRITDELLATPEGLDTVALRPPPEGDPVTLRYVLLHMVEEYGRHAGHADLIRESIDGLTGE
- a CDS encoding VOC family protein; protein product: MLRGLSTIVYTAEDVAEAVDWYARVLGAEPYFRRPEEGPPAYAEFRIGDYAHELGIMDRRYWPDAAVLDGPASGASVAYWAVDDVRAARQRLLDLGAVALEEVTVRGPGFVTASVRDPFGNVLGIMENQHYQEVLAQRPAGLRG
- a CDS encoding helix-turn-helix transcriptional regulator; translated protein: MRADRLVAALLVLQQRGRVTAAELAQELEVSLATARRDLTALAGAGIPVYPQPGRGGGWALVGGARTDLSGLTADEARALFLLIGPAAAVSEEAKSALRKLLQALPRTFRPEAQAAAGATLIDPTRWGEVDRHRPAVVDGLRSAVIAARRVDLSYRDARGETSRRRVDPWVVVDKDDTWYLVAHTERGRRTFRIDRIVAATVTEETFTRPDAATLEAAWAEIVEEVEARRSQSWATVLVPEHLAGVLAHQFGRHLVREQPHADGRARVRVGAPTALDLARHLAGWGSLVEVVGPDTVRDQLGRIGRELAGAYSPRHGPHPGADGTGATPR
- a CDS encoding sigma-70 family RNA polymerase sigma factor, which translates into the protein MAGPSRADRADDAALLAGLALEDPAVSAAFVRRFQGAVYGLAVAITRDPGLAQDVSQEVFVRSWRAADTYDPRRASVLTWLLTITRNAAIDAVRARRATPTDDEVLGQLVQDALSVPDLAETAQLRLETSRAVRRLHDVSPEQARAVVLAVLAGCTAADVAQREGIPLGTAKTRIRTGLRRLREDAAALQREGERDR
- a CDS encoding xanthine dehydrogenase small subunit, translated to MTGLHATVNGTAASLGEITPHTTALNWLRAQGLTGAKEGCAEGECGACAILVARPDESGNTVWTSVNSCLVPAAALDGQEVVTSEGLAADDGTLHPVQQEMAVRGGSQCGYCTPGFVCSMAAEFYRPGRCGGGCGADEAPAAGTAEGSADGQPAHADGHEVGPNGFDLHALSGNLCRCTGYRPIRDAAYAVGSPGEDDPLAQRRDQPAPPPAATRIQREESEFVRPADLAETLEVLAEDPDATLVAGATDYGVEINIRGTRPSRVIAIDRLPELRTFEIGEDRVELGAALTLSEIERRLAGRVPLLDALFPQFASRLIRNGATLGGNLGTGSPIGDSPPVLLALESVLVLAGPGGTREVPLADYFTGYRQTVKEPGELIAAIRFPLPLSTTTAFHKIAKRRFDDISSVAVGYALEISDGVVAKARIGLGGVAATPIRALETERALEGQPWTTETVRHAASLLAAEGTPMDDHRASSRYRAAMLGTSLRKLHAESAPSQEVGA